One stretch of Alcaligenes faecalis DNA includes these proteins:
- the hflK gene encoding FtsH protease activity modulator HflK: MRLNNKIFNLNDPGWGRDSGKNGSEPPRRPEKQDGPPDLDEVWRDFNSRLGSLFGKKGRRSPPGGMPPGSGNGPSIPKGSPKLLIIGGVVAVGLWMASGFTIVQEGQVAVVTRFGEYTKTLNPGLQWRWPAPIEDHQTVNISQLRTFEVGYRGSARNKVLPESLMLTTDENIVDMQYVVQYRLLPTGAPDYLFNTNNPDESVRQAAETAMREVVGKQPMDSVLYSGRTQIASDVQQLAQSILDRYRTGIQISTVAIQNVQPPEQVQAAFDDAVKAGQDRERQINEGQAYANKVLPEAAGQVARMMQESEGYKARVIGDAKGDTARFGSVEAEYVKAPGVTRDRLYLSTIQEILESTSKVLVDTRSDNNMIYLPLDKIVRQVGSRTDMEPSAPVASAASQGQISRPAPAAAPKAPAPANPAGLDTSLGSLVSPYSPYAR; the protein is encoded by the coding sequence ATGCGTCTGAACAATAAAATATTCAATCTCAATGATCCCGGTTGGGGACGAGACAGTGGCAAAAACGGTTCCGAGCCACCTCGCCGCCCCGAGAAACAAGATGGCCCGCCTGACCTCGACGAGGTATGGCGTGACTTCAACAGTCGCTTGGGATCTTTATTTGGCAAAAAGGGACGTCGTTCCCCTCCTGGTGGCATGCCTCCAGGTAGCGGTAATGGGCCCTCCATCCCTAAGGGCTCGCCCAAGCTGCTGATTATCGGTGGCGTGGTGGCAGTCGGCCTGTGGATGGCCAGTGGCTTTACCATCGTGCAGGAAGGTCAGGTTGCCGTGGTGACTCGTTTTGGCGAGTACACTAAAACCCTGAATCCCGGTCTGCAATGGCGTTGGCCCGCTCCCATCGAAGATCACCAAACCGTCAATATTTCCCAGTTGCGTACCTTCGAGGTGGGCTACCGCGGAAGTGCGCGCAATAAAGTCCTGCCTGAGTCCCTGATGCTGACAACCGACGAAAACATCGTTGATATGCAGTACGTGGTTCAGTATCGCTTGTTGCCTACTGGTGCGCCGGACTACCTGTTCAACACCAATAATCCGGACGAATCCGTACGTCAGGCGGCAGAAACCGCCATGCGTGAAGTTGTGGGCAAACAGCCTATGGACTCCGTACTGTATTCCGGCCGTACACAGATTGCCTCGGACGTGCAGCAACTGGCTCAGTCCATTCTGGATCGTTACCGTACTGGTATTCAGATCAGTACCGTGGCGATCCAGAACGTGCAGCCGCCCGAGCAGGTTCAAGCGGCTTTTGACGATGCCGTCAAGGCCGGCCAGGACCGTGAACGTCAGATCAACGAAGGTCAGGCTTATGCCAACAAGGTATTGCCCGAAGCCGCTGGTCAAGTGGCACGCATGATGCAGGAGTCCGAAGGTTACAAGGCTCGTGTGATCGGTGATGCCAAGGGTGACACTGCACGTTTCGGCAGCGTCGAGGCCGAGTACGTGAAGGCTCCGGGTGTAACGCGGGATCGTCTGTACCTGTCCACGATTCAGGAAATCCTGGAGAGCACCAGCAAGGTACTGGTTGATACCCGTAGCGATAACAACATGATCTATCTGCCTTTGGACAAGATCGTGCGTCAGGTGGGCAGCCGTACCGATATGGAGCCATCCGCTCCTGTCGCCTCGGCCGCTTCGCAAGGACAGATCAGCCGTCCAGCTCCGGCTGCGGCACCTAAAGCGCCTGCGCCAGCCAATCCAGCCGGTCTGGATACCTCGCTGGGCTCTTTGGTCAGTCCTTATTCCCCATACGCACGCTAG
- the hflC gene encoding protease modulator HflC yields MQRLFPALVALAVIVGLLLSSVFIVRERDAALVFALGEVRGTITTPGLYFKLPPPFENVVFLDKRLQTIETKDPERIQTAEKKNLLIDSYVKWRISDPRLFYVTFGATDRGAVERLQAQIRDALNASVNVRTVKEVVSTERDAIMREVLTAVEARARPLGVEVIDVRLRRIDFAPEISESVYRRMEAERTQEANRLRATGAAESERIRAEAERQREELLADAYAQAQAIRGQGDGEAAAIYSDSYGKNPEFYRFYRSLEAYRSAFSKQTDTLVISPDSDFFKYWGKQGSPAAPAN; encoded by the coding sequence ATGCAACGTTTATTTCCTGCTCTGGTGGCCCTGGCGGTAATTGTCGGTTTGCTGCTGTCTTCCGTATTTATCGTGCGTGAGCGCGATGCGGCTCTGGTTTTTGCCCTGGGTGAAGTGCGCGGTACCATTACTACCCCCGGCCTGTACTTCAAACTGCCGCCACCCTTTGAAAATGTGGTGTTCCTGGACAAGCGTCTGCAGACGATTGAAACCAAGGATCCCGAGCGTATTCAGACGGCTGAAAAGAAAAACCTGCTGATCGACTCCTACGTCAAATGGCGTATTTCCGATCCGCGCCTGTTTTACGTGACGTTTGGCGCAACGGACCGTGGTGCTGTGGAACGATTGCAGGCCCAGATTCGTGACGCCCTGAACGCCTCGGTGAACGTACGCACGGTGAAAGAAGTGGTTTCTACCGAGCGTGATGCCATCATGCGCGAAGTGCTGACCGCTGTTGAAGCGCGTGCCCGTCCTTTGGGTGTGGAAGTGATTGACGTGCGTTTGCGTCGTATCGACTTCGCTCCCGAGATTTCGGAATCGGTTTACCGTCGTATGGAAGCCGAACGTACACAAGAAGCCAACCGTTTGCGTGCAACCGGTGCTGCTGAAAGTGAGCGTATCCGTGCCGAAGCCGAACGTCAGCGTGAAGAGTTGCTGGCCGACGCTTACGCTCAGGCCCAGGCCATTCGTGGTCAGGGTGATGGTGAAGCCGCCGCCATTTACTCCGATAGCTATGGCAAGAACCCCGAGTTCTACCGTTTCTACCGCAGCCTGGAAGCCTACCGCAGTGCTTTCAGCAAACAGACCGATACACTGGTCATCAGCCCTGACTCTGATTTCTTCAAGTATTGGGGCAAGCAAGGATCACCCGCAGCACCTGCGAACTGA
- the hfq gene encoding RNA chaperone Hfq, translating into MSNKGQILQDPFLNALRKEHIPVSIYLVNGIKLQGQIESFDQYVVLLRNTVTQMVYKHAISTVVPARPVTLAADEQAE; encoded by the coding sequence ATGAGCAATAAAGGGCAAATTCTACAAGACCCGTTTTTGAACGCGCTGCGCAAGGAGCATATCCCTGTGTCGATCTACCTGGTCAACGGCATCAAGCTGCAAGGTCAGATCGAGTCCTTCGATCAGTATGTCGTACTGCTGCGCAATACAGTCACTCAAATGGTGTATAAGCACGCGATCTCTACCGTCGTTCCTGCACGCCCCGTTACTTTGGCTGCGGATGAGCAGGCTGAATAA
- the hflX gene encoding GTPase HflX, whose product MKALVISVDMGELDYKAHAEEFVMLAEGAGAQIMELMVVRRSRPDSAYYIGTGKLEEAVALAKATGAEVVLFDHALSPAQQRNLERKLELRVVDRVALILDIFALRAQSHEGKLQVELAQLQHLTSRLTRMWTHLERQKGGIGMRGPGESQLEMDRRMIGDKVRTLRERLAKVQRQRSTQRRARSRSGTLSVSLVGYTNTGKSTLFNALTRADAYAADQLFATLDTTTRRIWIEGAGQVVISDTVGFIRELPPTLIAAFRATLEETVHADLLLHVVDAANPQRDEQIAEVHKVLEDIGAHEIPRILVYNKIDQAGYEPRVERDEHGTIARVFVSALERIGLDGLRTAIVESGHFAENNASEQ is encoded by the coding sequence TTGAAGGCACTGGTAATTAGTGTGGATATGGGCGAGCTGGACTACAAGGCCCATGCCGAAGAGTTCGTCATGCTGGCCGAAGGGGCAGGCGCCCAGATTATGGAACTGATGGTCGTGCGTCGTTCCCGCCCGGATTCTGCCTACTACATCGGTACAGGCAAGCTGGAAGAGGCCGTCGCCCTGGCCAAGGCAACCGGCGCTGAAGTGGTGCTGTTTGACCATGCCTTGAGCCCGGCTCAGCAGCGTAACCTGGAGCGCAAGCTGGAACTGCGCGTGGTTGACCGGGTTGCCCTGATTCTGGATATTTTTGCCCTGCGTGCGCAAAGTCACGAAGGTAAATTGCAGGTCGAGCTGGCTCAGTTGCAGCACCTGACTTCCCGATTGACCCGTATGTGGACTCACCTGGAGCGCCAGAAGGGTGGTATCGGCATGCGTGGTCCAGGTGAATCACAGCTGGAAATGGACCGCCGGATGATTGGCGACAAGGTCCGTACCTTGCGTGAGCGCCTGGCCAAGGTGCAGCGTCAGCGCAGCACCCAGCGTCGTGCCCGTTCTCGTAGCGGTACCTTGTCGGTGTCACTGGTGGGCTATACCAACACGGGTAAATCCACCTTGTTCAACGCCTTGACCCGTGCGGATGCCTACGCAGCTGACCAGTTATTTGCTACCTTGGATACCACCACGCGTCGTATCTGGATTGAAGGGGCAGGGCAGGTCGTGATTTCGGATACGGTGGGTTTCATTCGTGAATTGCCACCGACCTTGATTGCTGCTTTCCGGGCCACTTTGGAAGAGACCGTCCATGCAGATTTATTGCTGCATGTGGTCGATGCGGCCAACCCTCAACGCGATGAACAAATCGCTGAAGTTCATAAGGTTCTGGAGGACATCGGGGCCCATGAAATACCTCGCATTTTGGTCTATAACAAAATTGACCAAGCTGGCTACGAGCCACGGGTAGAGCGGGACGAACATGGTACTATTGCCCGAGTCTTTGTTAGCGCTTTAGAGCGCATCGGATTGGATGGCTTGCGTACAGCAATCGTCGAATCAGGTCATTTCGCGGAAAACAATGCGTCTGAACAATAA
- the bamB gene encoding outer membrane protein assembly factor BamB: MSLPTIRKSPSSAMRVLRLSALALSLTALAGCSMFSSKDPRFEPTPLTEYTPGVAAKISWSTSIGSGADSGFAPQVSGSSVYAASVSGQVSKVDLDTGRVQWSTNAGTKLTAGAGSDGVVTAVASVDGNVIAFDDSGKELWRSRSSSAVNVPPAVGAGVVVARTSDYRLQAFDASTGDLRWSLQRPGPALSLKTSMQMRIIDGLLLAGMPNGRLMAIDAAQGHLVWEGSISVSRGATDLERINDVVGAPQVVDPLLCGATYQGRVACFDVSQGGRLVWDREFSAGTGIAADNHMLYAANSRDQIEAFAMTDGQTIWTQNALRNRGLAPLAVMPQALAAGDMEGYVHFLSRLDGTLLGRVSVGGGAIVSPLIGTPRGVLVQTGNGNLVLVGIN; the protein is encoded by the coding sequence GGTTGCTCCATGTTTTCCAGCAAGGATCCGCGTTTTGAACCCACGCCCTTGACGGAATACACCCCCGGTGTGGCCGCCAAGATCAGCTGGAGCACCTCTATTGGTAGCGGTGCAGATTCGGGCTTTGCACCGCAAGTCAGCGGCTCTTCGGTTTACGCCGCATCGGTCTCGGGTCAGGTCAGCAAGGTGGATCTGGATACCGGCCGCGTGCAGTGGTCGACCAACGCCGGCACGAAGTTGACGGCTGGTGCAGGTTCGGACGGCGTAGTCACTGCCGTGGCGTCGGTGGACGGCAACGTGATTGCGTTTGACGACTCGGGCAAGGAATTGTGGCGCAGCCGTAGCAGCAGCGCCGTGAACGTGCCTCCTGCTGTCGGTGCCGGTGTGGTTGTGGCGCGTACCAGCGACTACCGCCTGCAAGCTTTCGACGCCAGCACAGGCGATCTGCGCTGGAGCCTGCAGCGCCCCGGTCCAGCCTTGTCGCTGAAAACCAGCATGCAAATGCGCATCATCGACGGCTTGTTGCTGGCAGGCATGCCCAATGGCCGTTTGATGGCGATTGATGCGGCTCAAGGTCATCTGGTGTGGGAAGGCAGTATTTCTGTCTCCCGCGGCGCGACCGACCTGGAGCGCATTAATGACGTCGTGGGTGCTCCCCAGGTCGTCGATCCCCTGCTGTGCGGTGCAACCTACCAAGGTCGCGTTGCCTGCTTTGACGTCTCCCAAGGTGGGCGTCTGGTGTGGGATAGGGAATTTTCGGCCGGTACCGGTATCGCAGCGGACAACCATATGTTGTATGCCGCCAATAGCCGCGACCAGATTGAAGCGTTTGCCATGACAGACGGGCAAACCATCTGGACGCAGAATGCTTTGCGTAACCGTGGTCTGGCTCCTTTGGCCGTCATGCCCCAGGCGCTTGCCGCCGGTGACATGGAAGGCTATGTTCACTTTCTATCGCGACTGGACGGCACCTTGTTGGGCCGGGTCAGTGTCGGCGGTGGTGCCATTGTGTCGCCTTTGATCGGAACCCCGCGCGGGGTCCTGGTCCAGACCGGCAATGGTAATTTGGTCTTGGTTGGAATCAATTGA
- a CDS encoding ATP phosphoribosyltransferase regulatory subunit produces the protein MSNWLLPESLADILPAEARRIEELRRDLLDLYRTYGFELVAPPLVEYLESLQAVSGTDLNLRTSKVVDQISGRTMGVRADMTPQVARIDAHLLNREGVTRLCYCGSVLHARPAGLLSDRELLQIGAEIFGHAGIESDLEVVQLALESVGRAGVHHPRLDLNYPDLGRFLIERDPILKTRVAEVCELLNAKDVSGLRALGRESGCLPETTRYLLALTSLYGDGSVLERARSVLPDEPEVREALGSLRSFIDALPGHEITVDLADIGSGYAYHSGLIFSVYAEGWHDALVKGGRFDGIGRMYGRARPATGFSLDLRKLSAGLAPAQAARAVRAPWGSDAALIAAVKRLRQNGEIVIQMLPGQELNLDEFVIDRELVSSDGQWQVRAL, from the coding sequence ATGTCCAATTGGTTGTTGCCAGAGAGCCTGGCTGATATCTTGCCTGCAGAGGCGCGCCGCATCGAAGAGCTGCGCCGCGATTTGCTAGACTTGTATCGTACTTACGGGTTCGAACTGGTAGCTCCGCCCCTGGTGGAGTATCTGGAATCCCTGCAAGCGGTTTCTGGCACAGATCTGAATCTGCGTACCAGCAAAGTCGTCGATCAAATCTCGGGTCGTACCATGGGCGTACGCGCCGACATGACCCCCCAGGTAGCACGTATTGATGCTCACTTGCTTAACCGCGAAGGCGTGACTCGGCTTTGCTACTGTGGTTCGGTCCTGCATGCCCGTCCGGCTGGTTTGCTGTCGGATCGTGAATTGCTGCAGATCGGCGCGGAAATTTTCGGCCATGCCGGTATCGAATCCGATCTGGAAGTCGTGCAACTGGCGCTGGAAAGCGTGGGTCGGGCAGGGGTGCATCATCCTCGCCTGGACTTGAACTACCCCGATCTGGGGCGCTTCCTGATCGAGCGCGATCCTATTTTGAAAACCCGCGTAGCAGAAGTGTGTGAGCTTCTGAACGCCAAGGATGTGTCGGGCCTGCGCGCCCTGGGGCGTGAATCGGGCTGTTTGCCTGAAACCACCCGTTATCTGCTGGCTTTGACCTCGCTGTACGGCGATGGCAGCGTGCTGGAGCGTGCCCGCAGTGTTCTGCCGGACGAGCCCGAAGTGCGCGAAGCCCTGGGCAGCCTGCGCAGCTTTATTGATGCCTTGCCCGGCCACGAGATTACGGTGGACCTGGCCGACATCGGTAGCGGTTATGCCTACCATTCGGGCCTGATCTTTTCGGTCTACGCCGAAGGCTGGCACGATGCCCTGGTCAAGGGCGGACGCTTTGATGGCATTGGCCGCATGTATGGCCGTGCCCGGCCTGCAACCGGCTTCAGCCTGGATTTGCGCAAACTCTCGGCTGGCTTGGCTCCGGCCCAGGCAGCCCGTGCCGTACGTGCTCCCTGGGGCAGCGATGCGGCCCTGATTGCAGCGGTCAAGCGGCTGCGTCAAAACGGTGAAATTGTGATTCAGATGCTGCCCGGTCAGGAGCTGAATCTGGATGAATTCGTGATCGACCGCGAGTTGGTCTCGTCGGACGGTCAGTGGCAAGTTAGGGCGCTGTAA
- the hisC gene encoding histidinol-phosphate transaminase: MSRLWSDHVAGLSPYVPGEQVKLDNLLKLNTNEHPFGPSPKALEAIRQAATDDLRLYPSYSAQELRDAVAHNHGVKANNVFLGNGSDEVLAHVFSALFLRGVRPVLLPDITYSFYTTYCSYFGVPADIVPLREDFTLNVQDYVRKRSLPPAGIIFANPNAPTGIPLSLADIETILAANPDTTVVVDEAYVDFGGTSSVSLLEKYDNLVVIQTMSKSRALAGLRVGYALASADIIQALERVKDSFNSYPMDTIAQVGAVASLKDTEYFDRQCQAVIDAREQLRADLEQLGFEILPSKANFLMATHPKHSAAGIQQALREQGILVRHFRQPRIEQYLRITVGSPEQCARLCNSLRQILGQGA; this comes from the coding sequence ATGAGCCGTTTGTGGAGTGATCATGTAGCGGGGCTTTCACCCTATGTACCGGGTGAGCAGGTCAAGCTGGATAACCTCTTGAAGCTGAACACAAACGAACATCCTTTCGGTCCGTCGCCCAAAGCGCTGGAAGCGATCCGCCAGGCGGCGACCGATGATTTGCGTCTTTACCCTTCCTACAGCGCGCAGGAACTGCGTGACGCGGTGGCGCACAACCACGGCGTGAAAGCCAATAATGTCTTTTTGGGCAATGGCTCGGACGAAGTGCTGGCCCATGTGTTCAGCGCCTTGTTCCTGCGTGGCGTGCGTCCGGTCCTGCTGCCCGATATCACCTACAGCTTCTACACCACCTACTGTTCGTACTTCGGTGTGCCCGCTGATATCGTGCCGCTGCGCGAAGACTTCACGCTGAATGTGCAGGACTATGTGCGCAAGCGCAGCCTGCCACCTGCCGGCATTATTTTCGCCAACCCCAATGCGCCTACCGGGATTCCCTTGTCCTTGGCTGACATTGAAACCATCCTGGCCGCCAACCCTGACACCACTGTGGTGGTGGACGAGGCTTACGTCGATTTCGGCGGCACGTCCTCGGTCAGCCTGCTGGAAAAGTACGACAACCTGGTGGTCATCCAAACCATGTCCAAGTCGCGTGCTCTGGCCGGTTTGCGTGTGGGTTATGCCTTGGCCAGCGCCGATATCATTCAGGCCCTGGAGCGCGTGAAAGACAGCTTCAACTCCTATCCCATGGACACCATCGCCCAGGTGGGTGCCGTGGCTTCCTTGAAGGATACGGAGTATTTTGATCGTCAATGCCAGGCGGTGATTGATGCGCGCGAGCAATTGCGTGCCGATCTGGAACAGCTGGGTTTCGAGATTTTGCCCTCGAAAGCGAACTTTTTGATGGCAACTCACCCTAAACATTCGGCAGCTGGTATTCAGCAAGCCTTGCGTGAACAGGGGATTCTGGTTCGCCACTTCCGCCAGCCACGCATTGAGCAGTACTTACGTATTACGGTAGGATCGCCCGAGCAATGTGCCCGACTGTGCAACAGTTTGCGGCAGATTTTAGGGCAAGGCGCCTGA
- the der gene encoding ribosome biogenesis GTPase Der: MKSVSFKPVVALVGRANVGKSTLFNRLTRSRAALVANFPGLTRDRHYGEGRVGSRPYIVVDTGGFEPVAKTGMLLEMARQTQQAIAEADVVVFLVDAREGVNALDLEIAQLLRKLGQKVLLAVNKAEGMRYEAGGVEFHELGLGQPYLISASHGDGVEELINLALEQVPNPEPEDEGQDDDEFQHRIKLAIVGRPNVGKSTLINTLVGEDRVIAFDQPGTTRDAIEIEFERNGVEYTLIDTAGLRKRGKVFEAVEKFSVIKTLQAIEACNVVLLMIDAHTEISDQDASIAGFVVETGRALVVGINKWDGLDEYQREWIKREFDRKLRFLNFAKMHTLSALKGQGINPLLKSVNAAHAAAFSKLSTPKLTRVMQEAVEQQQPPRKGIFRPKLRYAHQGGMNPPIVVIHGNALDAISDSYRRYLETRFREAFKLEGTPLRIEFKSSKNPYLKDA, encoded by the coding sequence TTGAAAAGCGTTTCTTTTAAGCCCGTAGTGGCTTTGGTCGGTCGGGCCAACGTTGGCAAGTCCACTTTGTTCAACCGCCTGACGCGCTCGCGCGCGGCTCTGGTGGCGAACTTCCCTGGTCTGACCCGCGACCGTCATTACGGCGAAGGCCGGGTTGGCAGCCGTCCCTATATCGTGGTCGATACGGGCGGTTTCGAGCCCGTGGCCAAAACCGGCATGTTGCTGGAGATGGCTCGCCAGACCCAGCAAGCGATTGCCGAAGCCGATGTGGTCGTGTTTCTGGTCGATGCCCGTGAAGGCGTCAATGCACTGGATCTGGAAATTGCGCAGCTGCTGCGCAAGCTGGGTCAGAAAGTGCTGCTGGCCGTCAACAAGGCCGAAGGCATGCGTTACGAGGCCGGTGGCGTGGAATTCCACGAACTGGGCCTGGGCCAGCCTTACCTGATCTCCGCTTCCCACGGCGACGGCGTGGAAGAGCTGATCAATCTGGCGCTGGAGCAAGTGCCAAACCCTGAGCCTGAAGATGAAGGCCAGGACGATGATGAATTTCAGCACCGCATCAAGCTGGCGATTGTGGGCCGCCCCAACGTGGGCAAATCCACCCTGATCAATACCCTGGTGGGTGAAGATCGCGTGATTGCGTTTGACCAGCCCGGTACGACGCGTGATGCCATTGAAATCGAGTTCGAACGCAATGGGGTGGAATACACCCTGATCGACACCGCCGGTTTGCGCAAGCGCGGCAAGGTGTTTGAAGCGGTTGAAAAATTCTCCGTTATCAAGACCCTGCAGGCGATTGAAGCGTGTAACGTGGTCTTGCTGATGATTGACGCGCACACGGAGATTTCTGACCAGGACGCCAGCATTGCGGGCTTCGTGGTTGAAACCGGCCGTGCGCTGGTGGTGGGCATCAACAAGTGGGATGGTCTGGACGAGTACCAGCGCGAGTGGATCAAGCGCGAGTTCGATCGCAAATTGCGCTTCCTTAACTTCGCCAAGATGCATACCTTGTCGGCGCTGAAAGGGCAGGGGATCAATCCTTTGCTCAAGTCGGTCAATGCCGCGCATGCCGCTGCCTTCTCCAAGCTGTCTACCCCCAAGCTCACTCGCGTCATGCAAGAAGCGGTGGAACAGCAACAGCCGCCGCGCAAGGGCATTTTCCGTCCCAAGTTGCGGTATGCTCACCAAGGTGGCATGAACCCGCCGATCGTGGTGATTCACGGCAATGCCCTGGATGCCATTTCGGACAGTTATCGCCGTTATCTGGAGACGCGTTTTCGCGAGGCCTTCAAGCTGGAAGGCACGCCTTTGCGCATCGAATTCAAATCATCTAAAAACCCTTATCTGAAGGACGCGTAA